The following are encoded in a window of Bacillus xiapuensis genomic DNA:
- a CDS encoding winged helix-turn-helix domain-containing protein — translation MKKALICSENSYFSAYIKHLFTPYGIETDCVNSIEKLNAYTRDNMLSFVVFDTCLQTDLSVKIVQKIGCPLIIMNSLAADASPNKYFTPFLELFNNFQGPRKIVEELAPYTFFDVGKHCIWRKEEYVPLATQEFKILYLLYLNLGKVVSSEELINYADLTSRSSLYVHINSLREKVEENCGNPQIILTKFGKGYQIYKHKAEIKLIDPKEQIINEERKKKGQAI, via the coding sequence ATGAAAAAAGCACTTATATGTTCTGAAAACAGCTATTTTTCTGCCTATATAAAGCACCTATTTACACCTTACGGAATAGAAACAGATTGTGTTAATAGTATTGAAAAGTTAAATGCTTATACGAGAGACAACATGCTTTCCTTTGTTGTATTTGATACATGTTTACAAACTGACTTAAGTGTGAAAATTGTCCAAAAAATTGGCTGTCCTTTAATTATTATGAACTCTTTAGCTGCTGATGCATCTCCTAATAAATATTTCACCCCATTTTTAGAACTGTTTAATAATTTTCAAGGTCCTCGTAAAATTGTTGAAGAACTGGCTCCTTATACTTTTTTTGATGTTGGAAAGCACTGTATCTGGCGAAAAGAAGAATATGTCCCTTTAGCAACTCAAGAATTCAAAATATTATATTTACTTTACCTAAACCTTGGTAAAGTTGTAAGCTCTGAAGAACTCATTAATTATGCAGATTTGACAAGTAGATCTAGTTTATATGTACATATTAATTCTCTTAGAGAGAAAGTAGAGGAAAATTGCGGCAACCCACAAATTATATTGACAAAATTCGGTAAAGGTTATCAAATATACAAACATAAAGCAGAAATAAAGTTAATCGATCCAAAAGAACAAATTATCAACGAAGAGAGAAAGAAGAAGGGACAAGCAATCTAA